Proteins co-encoded in one Arachis hypogaea cultivar Tifrunner chromosome 11, arahy.Tifrunner.gnm2.J5K5, whole genome shotgun sequence genomic window:
- the LOC112720587 gene encoding ERAD-associated E3 ubiquitin-protein ligase HRD1B isoform X2, with the protein MMRLKTYAGLSLIATLAITYHAFNSRGQFYPAMVYLSTSKISLVLLLNMGLVIMCILWQLTKKVFLGSLREAEVERLNEQSWREVMEILFAITIFRQDFSVTFLAMVTALLLIKALHWLAQKRVEYIETTPTVPMLSHVRIVSFMGFLLLLDSLFLYSNLKHLLQTWQPSVSIFFSFEYMILATTTVSIFVKYLFYVSDMLMEGQWERKPVFTFYLELIRDLLHLSMYLCFFLVIFVNYGVPLHLIRELYETFRNFKVRVADYIRYRKITSNMNDRFPDATPEELNASDATCIICREEMTTAKKLICGHLFHVHCLRSWLERQHTCPTCRALVVPPENGATATVGQQGAQPDGHRQGTSTGSTAQNEVGSGGAIDNLSQHQARLQAAAAAAASIYEKSYVYPSPTSLVCSPGYTLQPPVQMSMGKSVNTALNGEQASGEQAQQQFVLPGGPMISFPQMGPFHFLPSQTRGAPANYGVEFGVDPNMPSSHLEAHRKLLQYQIEILQNQLKLLQRTKVETGVDEGTSSSSTSTADSRGKQIASSHEIHREKE; encoded by the exons ATGATGAGGCTGAAGACATATGCCGGTCTCAGTTTGATTGCAACCCTGGCTATCACATATCATGCATTTAACAGTAGAGGCCAGTTTTATCCGGCAATGGTGTATCTTTCAACTTCCAAGATCAGCTTAGTGCTTCTTCTCAACATGGGTTTGGTTATTATGTGTATTCTATGGCAGTTGACTAAAAAGGTATTCCTGGGTTCTCTTAGAGAAGCTGAGGTAGAAAGGCTTAACGAGCAATCGTGGAGGGAGGTTATGGAAATCCTCTTTGCCATTACTATTTTTAGGCAGGATTTCTCAGTTACGTTTCTTGCGATGGTCACAGCGCTATTGTTGATTAAAGCTTTGCATTGGTTGGCTCAAAAGAGGGTTGAGTACATTGAGACAACTCCTACGGTGCCCATGTTGTCCCATGTTCGGATTGTATCTTTTATGGGTTTCCTCCTTCTCCTCGATAGCCTATTCTTATACAGTAATCTGAAGCATCTGCTACAAACATGGCAACCGTCAGTTTCGATATTCTTCTCTTTTGA GTACATGATACTGGCAACGACAACAGTGTCGATTTttgtaaaatatcttttctatgttAGTGACATGCTCATGGAAGGACAATGGGAAAGGAAACCAGTCTTCACATTCTACTTGGAACTTATCAGGGACTTGCTTCACTTGTCTATGTATCTGTGCTTCTTCCTCGTAATTTTTGT AAACTATGGTGTTCCTTTGCACTTAATACGGGAGCTCTATGAGACATTTAGGAACTTCAAAGTCCGTGTTGCAGATTACATACGATATCGTAAGATCACTTCAAATATGAACGACCGTTTTCCAGATGCAACGCCTGAAGAGCTTAATGC AAGTGATGCAACTTGCATTATCTGTCGTGAAGAGATGACTACTGCCAAGAAACTTATATGTGGACATTTGTTTCATGTTCATTGCCTCCGATCATGGTTGGAGCGGCAACATACTTGCCCTACCTGCAGAGCCCTGGTTGTTCCCCCAGAAAATGGGGCAACAGCAACTGTAGGCCAGCAAGGAGCACAACCAGATGGTCATCGACAGG GGACTAGCACTGGAAGCACAGCTCAAAATGAGGTTGGCAGTGGTGGGGCAATTGATAATTTGAGTCAGCATCAAGCCCGACTTCAAGCTGCAGCTGCAGCAGCAGCTTCAATATATGAGAAGTCTTATGTTTATCCCTCCCCAACATCTTTAGTGTG CTCTCCTGGGTACACTCTTCAACCCCCAGTTCAGATGTCTATGGGCAAATCTGTTAACACGGCACTCAATGGAGAACAAGCTTCTGGTGAACAGGCACAACAGCAATTTGTTCTCCCTGGTGGACCAATGATATCCTTTCCTCAAATGGGGCCCTTCCATTTTCTTCCTTCCCAAACACGCGGAGCCCCTGCGAATTATGGAGTGGAGTTTGGAGTTGACCCAAATATGCCAAGCTCTCACCTGGAAGCTCATAGAAAACTACTTCAATATCAGATTGAG ATTCTGCAAAATCAGCTCAAGCTTTTGCAGAGGACAAAGGTTGAAACAGGTGTAGATGAGGGTACATCTTCATCATCCACATCGACAGCAGATAGCAGAGGCAAGCAAATAGCATCGAGTCATGAGATTCATCGTGAAAAAGAATAA
- the LOC112720587 gene encoding ERAD-associated E3 ubiquitin-protein ligase HRD1B isoform X1: MMRLKTYAGLSLIATLAITYHAFNSRGQFYPAMVYLSTSKISLVLLLNMGLVIMCILWQLTKKVFLGSLREAEVERLNEQSWREVMEILFAITIFRQDFSVTFLAMVTALLLIKALHWLAQKRVEYIETTPTVPMLSHVRIVSFMGFLLLLDSLFLYSNLKHLLQTWQPSVSIFFSFEYMILATTTVSIFVKYLFYVSDMLMEGQWERKPVFTFYLELIRDLLHLSMYLCFFLVIFVNYGVPLHLIRELYETFRNFKVRVADYIRYRKITSNMNDRFPDATPEELNASDATCIICREEMTTAKKLICGHLFHVHCLRSWLERQHTCPTCRALVVPPENGATATVGQQGAQPDGHRQGTGTSTGSTAQNEVGSGGAIDNLSQHQARLQAAAAAAASIYEKSYVYPSPTSLVCSPGYTLQPPVQMSMGKSVNTALNGEQASGEQAQQQFVLPGGPMISFPQMGPFHFLPSQTRGAPANYGVEFGVDPNMPSSHLEAHRKLLQYQIEILQNQLKLLQRTKVETGVDEGTSSSSTSTADSRGKQIASSHEIHREKE; this comes from the exons ATGATGAGGCTGAAGACATATGCCGGTCTCAGTTTGATTGCAACCCTGGCTATCACATATCATGCATTTAACAGTAGAGGCCAGTTTTATCCGGCAATGGTGTATCTTTCAACTTCCAAGATCAGCTTAGTGCTTCTTCTCAACATGGGTTTGGTTATTATGTGTATTCTATGGCAGTTGACTAAAAAGGTATTCCTGGGTTCTCTTAGAGAAGCTGAGGTAGAAAGGCTTAACGAGCAATCGTGGAGGGAGGTTATGGAAATCCTCTTTGCCATTACTATTTTTAGGCAGGATTTCTCAGTTACGTTTCTTGCGATGGTCACAGCGCTATTGTTGATTAAAGCTTTGCATTGGTTGGCTCAAAAGAGGGTTGAGTACATTGAGACAACTCCTACGGTGCCCATGTTGTCCCATGTTCGGATTGTATCTTTTATGGGTTTCCTCCTTCTCCTCGATAGCCTATTCTTATACAGTAATCTGAAGCATCTGCTACAAACATGGCAACCGTCAGTTTCGATATTCTTCTCTTTTGA GTACATGATACTGGCAACGACAACAGTGTCGATTTttgtaaaatatcttttctatgttAGTGACATGCTCATGGAAGGACAATGGGAAAGGAAACCAGTCTTCACATTCTACTTGGAACTTATCAGGGACTTGCTTCACTTGTCTATGTATCTGTGCTTCTTCCTCGTAATTTTTGT AAACTATGGTGTTCCTTTGCACTTAATACGGGAGCTCTATGAGACATTTAGGAACTTCAAAGTCCGTGTTGCAGATTACATACGATATCGTAAGATCACTTCAAATATGAACGACCGTTTTCCAGATGCAACGCCTGAAGAGCTTAATGC AAGTGATGCAACTTGCATTATCTGTCGTGAAGAGATGACTACTGCCAAGAAACTTATATGTGGACATTTGTTTCATGTTCATTGCCTCCGATCATGGTTGGAGCGGCAACATACTTGCCCTACCTGCAGAGCCCTGGTTGTTCCCCCAGAAAATGGGGCAACAGCAACTGTAGGCCAGCAAGGAGCACAACCAGATGGTCATCGACAGG GAACAGGGACTAGCACTGGAAGCACAGCTCAAAATGAGGTTGGCAGTGGTGGGGCAATTGATAATTTGAGTCAGCATCAAGCCCGACTTCAAGCTGCAGCTGCAGCAGCAGCTTCAATATATGAGAAGTCTTATGTTTATCCCTCCCCAACATCTTTAGTGTG CTCTCCTGGGTACACTCTTCAACCCCCAGTTCAGATGTCTATGGGCAAATCTGTTAACACGGCACTCAATGGAGAACAAGCTTCTGGTGAACAGGCACAACAGCAATTTGTTCTCCCTGGTGGACCAATGATATCCTTTCCTCAAATGGGGCCCTTCCATTTTCTTCCTTCCCAAACACGCGGAGCCCCTGCGAATTATGGAGTGGAGTTTGGAGTTGACCCAAATATGCCAAGCTCTCACCTGGAAGCTCATAGAAAACTACTTCAATATCAGATTGAG ATTCTGCAAAATCAGCTCAAGCTTTTGCAGAGGACAAAGGTTGAAACAGGTGTAGATGAGGGTACATCTTCATCATCCACATCGACAGCAGATAGCAGAGGCAAGCAAATAGCATCGAGTCATGAGATTCATCGTGAAAAAGAATAA